A region of Candidatus Palauibacter australiensis DNA encodes the following proteins:
- a CDS encoding gamma-glutamylcyclotransferase — translation MTAGGPVPDPICDPAPLRGALSRLNEARLAPEGSSARLRALLSGFEELAAVLPGEDRRPGEDRRPGAAGALAELEALLAEPGGEAGAAALREYLEPILERLIEALLDHPERRLAAYGSLLPGENNHHHVATLVGSWEEGTVEGTLRDRGWAARQGYPGFVAGSSGDRVAVKVFESLALPEAWDRLDAFEGEAYRRILAPVEMKNVGAGSATVWRACNIYELTDRARPARASDRERDPA, via the coding sequence GTGACCGCGGGCGGCCCGGTGCCGGACCCGATCTGCGACCCGGCTCCCCTCCGGGGCGCGCTCTCCCGCCTCAACGAAGCGCGGCTCGCGCCCGAAGGCAGTTCCGCCCGCCTCCGCGCCCTGCTGTCGGGGTTCGAGGAGCTTGCCGCCGTCCTGCCGGGCGAGGACCGCCGACCGGGCGAGGACCGCCGGCCGGGCGCGGCGGGAGCGCTGGCGGAACTCGAAGCGCTCCTGGCCGAACCGGGCGGGGAAGCCGGCGCCGCGGCGTTGCGGGAATACCTCGAACCGATCCTCGAACGGCTGATCGAGGCCCTGCTCGACCACCCGGAGCGGCGTCTGGCCGCGTACGGGTCCCTCCTCCCCGGCGAGAACAACCATCATCACGTGGCGACGCTCGTCGGGAGCTGGGAGGAAGGGACGGTCGAGGGCACGCTTCGCGACCGCGGCTGGGCGGCGCGACAGGGCTATCCCGGCTTCGTCGCCGGGAGCTCCGGGGATCGAGTCGCCGTGAAGGTGTTCGAAAGTCTCGCGCTGCCCGAGGCCTGGGACCGGCTCGATGCCTTCGAGGGCGAAGCCTATCGGAGGATCCTTGCCCCCGTCGAGATGAAGAACGTAGGGGCCGGGAGCGCGACCGTGTGGCGGGCCTGCAACATCTACGAACTCACGGACCGCGCCCGCCCGGCTCGCGCGTCGGATCGCGAGCGCGACCCCGCCTGA